In Ostrea edulis chromosome 10, xbOstEdul1.1, whole genome shotgun sequence, one genomic interval encodes:
- the LOC125665986 gene encoding kielin/chordin-like protein isoform X2, with product MAISIVLGCFVLSLVLGADAVCNFDGVSYSIGDTRIADDGCNLCTCTATGMECTKGDCTFPRELTTTTTVPQTGGCHYNGKTYWAGQSFRAVDGCNTCYCSAHGGALCTEMFCQPMLLCHYNGTDHKPGTSYSSTDGCNTCTCTHGGLTACTEMACMKRRGCTYNGRHHEAGVTFRSVDGCNTCTCAEDGTYSCTTEPCLSEICNYNGKEFKVGEAFQADDGCNRCFCTAGGVAACTKMYCPPSTAASKS from the exons ATGGCGATATCCATTGTTCTAGGCTGCTTTGTTTTGAGTCTTGTTTTGGGGGCTGATG CGGTGTGTAATTTCGACGGAGTCTCGTACTCCATTGGAGACACCAGGATTGCAGACGACGGATGCAATTTGTGCACGTGCACAGCCACGGGGATGGAGTGCACGAAGGGAGACTGTACATTTCCAC GGGAGCTTACTACTACTACAACTGTTCCTCAGACCGGGGGGTGTCATTACAATGGGAAGACATACTGGGCGGGGCAGAGCTTCCGGGCGGTAGACGGGTGCAACACGTGCTACTGTTCAGCACATGGTGGGGCCCTGTGTACAGAAATGTTTTGCCAACCAA TGTTGTTATGTCACTATAATGGAACTGATCACAAACCTGGTACCAGTTACTCCTCCACTGATGGTTGTAACACGTGCACCTGTACACATGGCGGGTTAACTGCGTGCACGGAAATGGCTTGTATGAAAAGAAGAG GATGTACCTATAATGGACGCCATCATGAAGCTGGAGTGACATTTAGAAGTGTTGATGGGTGCAACACGTGCACATGCGCAGAGGATGGAACTTACTCCTGTACAACAGAACCTTGTCTATCAG AGATCTGTAACTATAACGGCAAGGAATTCAAAGTGGGCGAGGCTTTCCAGGCTGATGACGGGTGTAACAGGTGCTTCTGTACGGCAGGGGGCGTGGCAGCCTGCACGAAAATGTACTGTCCCCCCTCCACTGCTGCATCAAagtcataa
- the LOC125665986 gene encoding kielin/chordin-like protein isoform X1 → MAISIVLGCFVLSLVLGADAVCNFDGVSYSIGDTRIADDGCNLCTCTATGMECTKGDCTFPHRCAYHGRIYFEGSHFNASDGCNHCLCTLHGIACTDMFCFDTQTSTPPPVGKRELTTTTTVPQTGGCHYNGKTYWAGQSFRAVDGCNTCYCSAHGGALCTEMFCQPMLLCHYNGTDHKPGTSYSSTDGCNTCTCTHGGLTACTEMACMKRRGCTYNGRHHEAGVTFRSVDGCNTCTCAEDGTYSCTTEPCLSEICNYNGKEFKVGEAFQADDGCNRCFCTAGGVAACTKMYCPPSTAASKS, encoded by the exons ATGGCGATATCCATTGTTCTAGGCTGCTTTGTTTTGAGTCTTGTTTTGGGGGCTGATG CGGTGTGTAATTTCGACGGAGTCTCGTACTCCATTGGAGACACCAGGATTGCAGACGACGGATGCAATTTGTGCACGTGCACAGCCACGGGGATGGAGTGCACGAAGGGAGACTGTACATTTCCAC ACAGATGTGCCTATCATGGAAGAATTTACTTCGAAGGCAGTCATTTTAATGCATCGGATGGTTGTAACCATTGTTTGTGTACTCTGCACGGAATCGCTTGTACAGATATGTTTTGTTTCGATACTCAAACGAGCACACCTCCACCTGTTGGCAAAC GGGAGCTTACTACTACTACAACTGTTCCTCAGACCGGGGGGTGTCATTACAATGGGAAGACATACTGGGCGGGGCAGAGCTTCCGGGCGGTAGACGGGTGCAACACGTGCTACTGTTCAGCACATGGTGGGGCCCTGTGTACAGAAATGTTTTGCCAACCAA TGTTGTTATGTCACTATAATGGAACTGATCACAAACCTGGTACCAGTTACTCCTCCACTGATGGTTGTAACACGTGCACCTGTACACATGGCGGGTTAACTGCGTGCACGGAAATGGCTTGTATGAAAAGAAGAG GATGTACCTATAATGGACGCCATCATGAAGCTGGAGTGACATTTAGAAGTGTTGATGGGTGCAACACGTGCACATGCGCAGAGGATGGAACTTACTCCTGTACAACAGAACCTTGTCTATCAG AGATCTGTAACTATAACGGCAAGGAATTCAAAGTGGGCGAGGCTTTCCAGGCTGATGACGGGTGTAACAGGTGCTTCTGTACGGCAGGGGGCGTGGCAGCCTGCACGAAAATGTACTGTCCCCCCTCCACTGCTGCATCAAagtcataa